A window from Kribbella jejuensis encodes these proteins:
- a CDS encoding cupin domain-containing protein has protein sequence MFTRGVLAAVAAGGLAIGLVPSVADATPSSGVTATIISKSTIGRTDYVLREITIQPGGTTGWHFHDGTLYAFVKAGMLTHSGSNCKTDGVYRAGAAFTEPSGSDHVHVGRNLGPKPLVLDVLYVLPTGSPLSEDAPNPGCPFQ, from the coding sequence ATGTTCACTCGGGGAGTACTCGCCGCCGTGGCTGCCGGGGGACTGGCGATCGGGCTGGTCCCGTCCGTCGCCGACGCGACACCGAGCTCGGGCGTGACCGCGACGATCATCTCGAAGTCGACGATCGGGCGGACGGACTACGTACTACGCGAGATCACGATCCAGCCGGGCGGTACTACCGGCTGGCATTTCCACGACGGGACCCTGTACGCGTTCGTGAAGGCGGGGATGTTGACGCACTCCGGGTCGAACTGCAAGACCGACGGGGTGTATCGCGCGGGGGCTGCGTTCACGGAGCCGAGCGGGTCCGATCATGTGCATGTCGGGCGGAACCTCGGGCCGAAGCCTCTCGTTCTCGATGTCCTGTACGTGCTGCCGACGGGCAGTCCGCTCTCCGAGGACGCACCGAACCCGGGGTGCCCGTTCCAGTAG
- a CDS encoding sacsin N-terminal ATP-binding-like domain-containing protein: protein MTDDAFGTAQIRQKVLAAWAASPVRFREDANAEEELVLGGYADRVVIELAQNAADAATRAGTLGRIRYELRDNTLVVANTGAPLDADGVQSLATLRASAKRDAASPEAPGAEGAGAGGAGGAGRVAPVGRFGVGFSAVLAVTDEPVVLSRTGGVRFSKTDTAAAIADVLSLETEVRRRDGQAPVLRLPFEAEGEPPIGYDTAVILPLRDEAAVALVRRLLAEADDALLLALPGLERIEIETDDTRRLLENVEDRWYVHRTGGVFTPAEREQLLADRPTEERTRPAWSVVWALPRIDRTPPTVLHAPTPTDEPLSLGALLLATFPLDSTRRHVAKGPLTDRLVQEAATAYADLLHDRAASGDDVLRLVPTGLAAGALDRMVREEIMHRLPSTAMLRAADASGELLRPQDAVVVEGADEAFNGVLAPIVEGLIQARREDRQVLDALQVRRLELAEVVDQLGGEGSPGWWRELYVSLANMVTDPLLRESLGTLPVPLADGRLVRGARGLLLPGPEIPLDTLAAFSEYGVRVVHPEAVAPALERLGAIPATPRTLLEDSSVRTAVEHSADADDPDAIAHAVLSLVAADPAQADGLWWLSDLVLRDTDGELVPANALVIPGSPAHAILDPDEVAPIADDLVDRYGRPALEAVLSTLAVVTAADVALDQLPESLRDLDGIEDWVYDVAPGGSPYGATVGEIEVIRDLDWITNWPKALQILGSDPDLRRALITPVRVVGPDDRPRDVPSYAAWWIREHVEQLAGRADPDAEPVLATFLDEAPGWTAALDPEVRTAIGLVRDVGDLDADGLALVLERLADPERDVDEASILRLWSRLGTLALFPGDAPDHVRVLDPEGGTRVTDADHAVVVDGPMWVQRHDLGGFVVGSGAAADGLSDLFDVPLAQEVADGKIDGTGTAADVPPIVRELVPEVPATWWEHDELTVDGVEVSWWVDADGAPHAATFDGLAKALAWAAGRWDRRHVIRAVLNEPDRSVELLTDAIYD, encoded by the coding sequence GTGACTGACGACGCGTTCGGAACGGCCCAGATCCGCCAGAAGGTCCTCGCTGCTTGGGCAGCTTCCCCGGTTCGCTTCCGCGAGGATGCGAATGCCGAGGAGGAATTGGTCCTCGGAGGGTACGCCGACCGCGTCGTCATTGAACTCGCCCAGAACGCCGCCGACGCCGCCACCCGCGCCGGCACCCTGGGGCGCATCCGCTACGAACTCCGCGACAACACCCTCGTGGTCGCGAACACCGGCGCCCCGCTGGACGCCGACGGCGTGCAGTCCCTGGCGACCCTGCGCGCATCGGCCAAGCGCGATGCCGCCAGTCCAGAAGCGCCGGGTGCGGAAGGCGCCGGTGCGGGTGGCGCGGGTGGCGCCGGGCGTGTCGCGCCTGTTGGGCGGTTCGGGGTAGGGTTCTCCGCTGTGCTGGCGGTGACGGATGAGCCGGTCGTGTTGTCGCGGACGGGTGGCGTGCGGTTCTCGAAAACCGACACGGCAGCGGCGATCGCAGACGTGCTTTCGTTGGAGACGGAGGTCCGTCGTCGCGACGGTCAGGCGCCGGTGCTGCGGCTGCCGTTCGAGGCCGAGGGGGAGCCGCCGATCGGGTACGACACCGCGGTCATCCTCCCGCTGCGCGACGAGGCTGCGGTTGCCCTCGTACGCCGGCTGCTCGCGGAAGCCGACGATGCCCTCCTCCTCGCGCTCCCCGGACTCGAACGCATCGAGATCGAAACCGACGACACTCGCCGCCTCCTCGAGAACGTCGAGGACCGCTGGTACGTCCACCGCACCGGCGGCGTCTTCACTCCCGCCGAACGCGAACAACTCCTCGCCGACCGCCCCACCGAAGAACGCACCCGCCCGGCCTGGTCAGTCGTCTGGGCCCTCCCACGCATCGACCGCACCCCACCAACCGTCCTCCACGCCCCCACGCCGACCGACGAACCACTGTCGTTGGGAGCGTTGCTCTTGGCAACATTCCCGCTCGACTCCACCCGCCGCCATGTCGCGAAAGGTCCGCTCACAGACCGCCTCGTACAGGAAGCGGCAACCGCGTACGCCGACCTCCTGCACGACCGTGCTGCGTCCGGCGACGACGTGCTGCGCCTGGTACCCACCGGCCTCGCGGCAGGCGCCCTGGACCGAATGGTCCGAGAAGAGATCATGCACCGTTTACCCAGCACTGCAATGCTTCGGGCGGCTGATGCCTCGGGGGAGCTGTTGCGCCCTCAGGATGCTGTGGTGGTCGAGGGCGCTGATGAGGCGTTCAACGGCGTGTTGGCGCCGATCGTCGAGGGGCTGATCCAGGCTCGCCGGGAGGACCGGCAGGTGTTGGACGCGTTGCAGGTCAGGCGGCTCGAGTTGGCTGAGGTGGTTGATCAGCTTGGGGGAGAGGGGTCGCCTGGGTGGTGGCGGGAGCTGTACGTGTCACTGGCGAACATGGTGACCGATCCGTTGCTGAGGGAGTCGCTGGGCACGCTGCCTGTACCGCTTGCTGACGGGCGGCTGGTGCGTGGGGCTCGGGGGCTGCTCCTGCCTGGGCCGGAGATTCCGCTCGACACGTTGGCCGCGTTCAGTGAGTACGGCGTGCGGGTCGTACACCCGGAGGCCGTCGCCCCAGCTCTCGAAAGGCTCGGCGCGATTCCCGCGACTCCGCGTACGCTGCTCGAGGACAGCTCCGTACGTACGGCCGTCGAGCACTCCGCCGACGCCGACGATCCGGACGCGATCGCCCACGCCGTACTCAGCCTGGTCGCCGCCGACCCGGCCCAGGCCGACGGTCTGTGGTGGCTCTCCGATCTCGTACTGCGTGACACCGACGGCGAACTCGTCCCCGCGAACGCCCTCGTCATCCCCGGCTCGCCCGCGCACGCGATCCTCGACCCCGACGAGGTCGCCCCGATCGCCGACGACCTCGTCGACCGCTACGGCCGTCCCGCTCTCGAGGCGGTGCTGTCCACTCTCGCCGTCGTGACCGCCGCCGACGTCGCGCTCGATCAACTCCCCGAATCGCTCCGGGATCTCGACGGGATCGAGGACTGGGTGTACGACGTCGCGCCCGGCGGATCGCCGTACGGCGCGACCGTGGGCGAAATCGAGGTGATCCGCGACCTCGACTGGATCACCAACTGGCCGAAAGCCCTGCAAATACTGGGCTCCGACCCCGACCTACGCCGCGCGCTCATCACCCCAGTCCGCGTCGTCGGCCCCGACGACCGCCCCCGCGACGTCCCGTCGTACGCCGCCTGGTGGATCCGCGAACATGTAGAGCAGTTGGCCGGCCGCGCTGACCCCGACGCAGAGCCGGTGCTCGCGACCTTCCTCGACGAAGCGCCCGGCTGGACCGCTGCCCTGGACCCGGAGGTGCGGACGGCGATCGGGCTGGTTCGGGACGTCGGCGATCTGGATGCGGACGGTCTCGCGCTGGTGCTCGAACGGCTTGCCGATCCGGAGCGGGACGTCGACGAGGCGTCGATCCTTCGGCTCTGGAGCCGGCTCGGGACGCTCGCGCTGTTCCCCGGCGACGCGCCCGACCACGTCCGCGTACTCGATCCGGAGGGCGGCACCCGCGTCACGGACGCCGATCACGCGGTGGTCGTCGACGGGCCGATGTGGGTGCAGCGCCACGATCTCGGCGGATTCGTGGTGGGGTCCGGGGCAGCTGCGGACGGGCTCAGCGACCTGTTCGACGTACCGCTCGCCCAAGAAGTTGCCGACGGCAAGATTGACGGTACGGGTACCGCGGCCGACGTACCGCCGATCGTCCGCGAACTGGTCCCCGAGGTGCCGGCCACCTGGTGGGAGCACGACGAGCTGACGGTCGACGGCGTCGAGGTCTCGTGGTGGGTGGACGCCGACGGCGCGCCGCACGCCGCGACGTTCGACGGGCTGGCAAAAGCACTCGCCTGGGCGGCCGGCCGCTGGGACCGACGCCATGTGATCCGCGCGGTTCTCAACGAACCCGACCGTTCCGTCGAACTCCTGACCGACGCGATCTACGACTGA
- a CDS encoding ABC transporter substrate-binding protein, translating into MNDAPRPQFEDVADVVRYQLSRRAMMGGGAAALTAFLAACSGGGSYSDKPANNKPVATKSIQIGKANIPVPRDQTVIVGQVDYTVFDSFNGMIPNGSPGGAGVELSTEPLFFLSFATGKLTPWLATEYKYNDDHTELTLKFDPKAHWNDGQPLGANDFKFTVMLLKDRPDLFGGGGELKEFVKDIEVPDPQTAVVKFLKPTPRFHYNFIAAIAGAPNNIMPEHIWKSQDPTKYKDNPPVRSGPYKLKQAIRNQKMFVWEKDPNYWNKDKLDVKPQYVVFQSTSKQADQAALAFERAEFDVGSIDEQHAKQLRNTGYPNLVTTQFHDPNPRVMWLNCDPSRGVIAEPKMHWAINYCLDREKIGKSIWQVPVPPAVYPWADYPTNDKWKNDDLANKYKFEYNLDKATQLLDEIAPKNAAGKRMYKGKEINLEIITPSPVDGGEYAIANVLKTDLAKVGVPATLRSLAGNVHDEKFQRGQYDIDSSWAGFAIDPEQLYTDWESSKAQPIGKNAAGKNKMRFRNAKFDEISQKLAGLDPNSPEAKPLLDQALEIYFQNLPLLSVIQTGYPSYFNTAFWKDWPTDDNLYEVPLNWWPHFIFVLGKITATGQKGPA; encoded by the coding sequence ATGAACGATGCGCCGCGCCCGCAGTTCGAAGACGTCGCAGATGTCGTCCGCTACCAGTTGAGCCGCCGAGCCATGATGGGAGGAGGCGCCGCCGCGTTGACCGCGTTCCTGGCCGCCTGCTCCGGTGGCGGCTCGTACTCCGACAAGCCCGCGAACAACAAGCCCGTGGCGACCAAGTCCATCCAGATCGGCAAGGCGAACATCCCGGTCCCACGGGACCAGACGGTGATCGTCGGTCAGGTCGACTACACGGTGTTCGACAGCTTCAACGGCATGATCCCGAACGGCTCGCCCGGTGGTGCCGGCGTCGAGCTCAGCACCGAGCCGCTGTTCTTCCTCAGCTTCGCCACCGGCAAGCTGACGCCGTGGCTCGCGACGGAGTACAAGTACAACGACGACCACACCGAACTGACGCTGAAGTTCGACCCGAAGGCCCACTGGAACGACGGCCAGCCGCTCGGCGCGAACGACTTCAAGTTCACCGTGATGCTGCTCAAGGACCGCCCCGACCTGTTCGGTGGCGGCGGTGAGCTGAAGGAGTTCGTCAAGGACATCGAGGTACCGGACCCGCAGACCGCCGTGGTCAAGTTCCTCAAGCCGACGCCGCGGTTCCACTACAACTTCATCGCCGCGATCGCGGGTGCGCCGAACAACATCATGCCGGAGCACATCTGGAAGTCGCAGGACCCGACGAAGTACAAGGACAACCCGCCGGTCCGCTCCGGCCCGTACAAGCTGAAGCAGGCGATCCGGAACCAGAAGATGTTCGTCTGGGAGAAGGACCCGAACTACTGGAACAAGGACAAACTCGACGTCAAGCCCCAGTACGTCGTGTTCCAGAGCACGTCCAAGCAGGCCGACCAGGCCGCGCTCGCGTTCGAGCGGGCCGAGTTCGACGTCGGCTCGATCGACGAGCAGCACGCCAAGCAGCTGCGCAACACCGGGTACCCGAACCTCGTGACCACCCAGTTCCACGACCCGAACCCGCGGGTGATGTGGCTGAACTGCGACCCGTCTCGCGGGGTGATCGCCGAACCGAAGATGCACTGGGCGATCAACTACTGCCTGGACCGGGAGAAGATCGGCAAGTCCATCTGGCAGGTCCCGGTCCCGCCGGCCGTGTACCCGTGGGCGGACTACCCGACCAACGACAAGTGGAAGAACGACGACCTCGCGAACAAGTACAAGTTCGAGTACAACCTGGACAAGGCGACCCAGCTGCTCGACGAGATCGCGCCGAAGAACGCGGCCGGCAAGCGGATGTACAAGGGCAAGGAGATCAACCTCGAGATCATCACGCCGTCGCCGGTCGACGGTGGCGAGTACGCGATCGCGAACGTCCTGAAGACCGACCTGGCCAAGGTCGGCGTACCGGCGACGCTGCGCAGCCTGGCGGGGAACGTGCACGACGAGAAGTTCCAGCGCGGTCAGTACGACATCGACTCCAGCTGGGCCGGTTTCGCCATCGACCCCGAGCAGCTCTACACCGACTGGGAGAGCAGCAAGGCTCAGCCGATCGGCAAGAACGCGGCCGGCAAGAACAAGATGCGCTTCCGGAACGCGAAGTTCGACGAGATCTCCCAGAAGCTGGCCGGGCTGGACCCGAACAGTCCGGAGGCCAAGCCGCTGCTCGACCAGGCCCTGGAGATCTACTTCCAGAACCTGCCGCTGCTGTCGGTGATCCAGACCGGCTACCCGTCGTACTTCAACACGGCGTTCTGGAAGGACTGGCCGACCGACGACAACCTGTACGAGGTGCCGCTGAACTGGTGGCCGCACTTCATCTTCGTACTCGGCAAGATCACCGCCACCGGGCAGAAGGGACCGGCGTGA
- a CDS encoding ABC transporter permease → MTAEAPPVVAVDKSQDSASRTGVRAWLSRHPLAAYAIRRLGLYVVELWGALTIAFFFFRLMPGDPIQTLIQSLQQNYIYNAQASAEIIARYKHEFGLDGNLLTQYLVYMQKLVLHGDLGPSLINYPTPAQTVILRSLPWTIGLLGISAVLAWILGMVIGAIAGWRRGKLGSAIATNLSIALSHVPYFFVALILVYIFAYSMGVLPARSAYDSNINPGITPEFIGSVLKYGLLPGLSIVIIGTFSWILSTRMLMIPILGEDYLVYAEAKGLKGRRILTRYALRNCYLPQITAFGISLGFIFNGNVLVEQLFNYPGLGTTLVTAIQQLDFNTILGVTDIAIFSVLTAVLLLDLLLPLLDPRVKYWK, encoded by the coding sequence GTGACGGCGGAAGCCCCGCCGGTGGTAGCTGTGGACAAGAGCCAGGACTCCGCATCCCGTACCGGGGTGCGGGCCTGGCTGTCCCGGCATCCGCTGGCGGCGTACGCGATCCGCAGGCTCGGACTGTACGTCGTGGAACTCTGGGGCGCGTTGACCATCGCGTTCTTCTTCTTCCGGCTGATGCCGGGCGACCCGATCCAGACCCTGATCCAGTCCCTGCAACAGAACTACATCTACAACGCGCAGGCGAGTGCGGAGATCATCGCCCGCTACAAGCACGAGTTCGGGCTGGACGGCAACCTGCTCACGCAGTACCTGGTCTACATGCAGAAGCTCGTGCTGCATGGTGATCTCGGCCCGTCGCTCATCAACTACCCGACTCCGGCGCAGACCGTGATCCTGCGGTCGTTGCCGTGGACAATCGGTCTGCTCGGGATCTCCGCCGTCCTGGCGTGGATCCTCGGGATGGTGATCGGCGCGATCGCCGGCTGGCGGCGCGGGAAGCTCGGTTCCGCGATCGCCACCAACCTGTCGATCGCGCTGTCGCACGTGCCGTACTTCTTCGTCGCGCTGATCCTGGTGTACATCTTCGCGTACTCGATGGGCGTGCTGCCGGCCAGATCGGCGTACGACTCGAACATCAACCCTGGCATCACACCCGAGTTCATCGGCAGCGTGCTCAAGTACGGGCTGCTGCCGGGGTTGTCGATCGTGATCATCGGGACGTTCAGCTGGATCCTGTCCACCCGGATGCTGATGATCCCGATCCTCGGGGAGGACTACCTGGTGTACGCCGAGGCGAAGGGACTGAAGGGCCGCCGGATCCTGACCCGGTACGCGCTGCGGAACTGCTACCTGCCGCAGATCACCGCGTTCGGGATCTCGCTGGGCTTCATCTTCAACGGCAACGTGCTCGTCGAGCAGCTGTTCAACTACCCGGGGCTGGGGACCACGCTGGTCACCGCGATCCAGCAGCTCGACTTCAACACGATCCTCGGTGTCACCGACATCGCGATCTTCTCGGTGCTGACCGCCGTCCTGCTTCTCGATCTCCTGCTCCCGCTGCTCGACCCGCGGGTCAAGTACTGGAAGTGA
- a CDS encoding ABC transporter permease, whose protein sequence is MRLLTAVLRTIRNSRRLATGLVILGLLVLLALFSPLIAKAIGGSQDPIELAAYDKWLVPGPDHLLGTDQFGRDVFAMVVKALAVSLQIGAIAGVISTVVGVIVAFVAGYKGGWIDGILSTFTGILLVIPTFPLLIALSAYAKNVSLFQVGVMISIFSWPFAAKTIRSQVLSLRTRPYVDLARVSKARDIEIIVTELLPNLLPFIGVGFASSALGAIFGLVGLEIIGLGPGGVIDLGQIIFNAIGTGALTLGAWPMFVVPIALLTLLFAALNMVNIGLEEVYNPRLRGVAGE, encoded by the coding sequence ATGAGACTTCTGACCGCGGTACTGCGAACGATCCGGAACAGCCGGCGGCTGGCGACCGGACTGGTCATCCTCGGCCTGCTGGTCCTGCTCGCACTGTTCAGCCCGCTGATCGCGAAGGCGATCGGCGGGAGCCAGGACCCGATCGAGCTGGCGGCGTACGACAAGTGGCTCGTTCCCGGGCCGGATCATCTGCTCGGCACCGACCAGTTCGGCCGGGACGTGTTCGCGATGGTGGTGAAGGCGCTCGCGGTGTCCCTGCAGATCGGGGCGATCGCCGGCGTGATCTCCACCGTCGTCGGTGTGATCGTCGCGTTCGTCGCCGGGTACAAAGGCGGCTGGATCGACGGGATATTGTCCACGTTCACCGGGATCCTGTTGGTCATCCCCACGTTCCCGTTGCTGATCGCGCTGTCGGCGTACGCGAAGAACGTCAGCCTGTTCCAGGTCGGCGTGATGATCTCGATCTTCTCCTGGCCGTTCGCGGCCAAGACGATCCGATCCCAGGTGCTCTCGCTGCGAACCCGGCCGTACGTCGACCTGGCGCGGGTCAGCAAGGCGCGCGACATCGAGATCATCGTCACCGAGCTGCTGCCGAACCTGCTGCCGTTCATCGGCGTCGGGTTCGCGTCGTCGGCGCTCGGCGCGATCTTCGGCCTGGTCGGTCTGGAGATCATCGGCCTCGGGCCCGGTGGCGTGATCGACCTCGGGCAGATCATCTTCAACGCGATCGGCACCGGCGCGCTGACGCTCGGGGCGTGGCCGATGTTCGTGGTCCCGATCGCCCTGCTGACGCTGCTGTTCGCGGCGCTGAACATGGTGAACATCGGCCTCGAAGAGGTCTACAACCCGCGGCTGAGGGGAGTGGCCGGTGAATAA
- a CDS encoding ABC transporter ATP-binding protein, with amino-acid sequence MNNVLEVNGLEVVYSTNRGDVKAVRGIDLDVRRGEILGIAGESGSGKSTLAVALLRLLKAPGKVTGGSVMFHPAGRSPVDLLKVHGEQLRVLRWSALSYLPQGSMSSLNPVMRVHDQFKDVILEHAPARKDSLDEMIPRLLEQVGLEARVGRMYPHELSGGMKQRVLMAIAVALEPDLVIADEPTTALDVTIQRVILQSLADLRRDFGVTLMVISHDMGVHAQLADRVAVMYEGQLVEVGDVRQVFKDPRDPYTRQLIDSIPKFGRRAS; translated from the coding sequence GTGAATAACGTGCTTGAAGTGAACGGCCTCGAGGTCGTCTACTCCACCAACCGCGGAGATGTGAAGGCGGTCAGGGGGATCGATCTCGACGTACGCCGGGGTGAGATCCTCGGCATCGCCGGAGAGTCCGGCAGCGGCAAGAGTACGCTCGCGGTCGCGCTCCTCCGGCTCCTCAAGGCGCCGGGCAAGGTGACCGGGGGATCGGTGATGTTCCACCCGGCCGGGCGCTCGCCGGTCGACCTGCTCAAGGTGCACGGTGAACAACTCCGGGTCCTGCGGTGGTCGGCGTTGTCCTACCTCCCGCAGGGCTCGATGAGCTCGCTCAACCCGGTGATGCGCGTCCACGACCAGTTCAAAGATGTGATCCTGGAACACGCGCCGGCCCGCAAGGATTCCTTGGACGAGATGATTCCGAGGCTACTCGAGCAGGTCGGCCTGGAGGCGCGCGTCGGCCGGATGTATCCGCACGAGCTGTCCGGCGGGATGAAGCAGCGGGTGCTGATGGCGATCGCGGTCGCCCTCGAGCCGGACCTGGTGATCGCGGACGAGCCGACCACCGCGCTGGACGTGACGATCCAGCGGGTGATCCTGCAGTCGCTGGCCGATCTGCGGAGGGACTTCGGCGTGACGCTGATGGTGATCTCGCACGACATGGGCGTGCACGCGCAGCTCGCGGACCGGGTCGCGGTGATGTACGAAGGGCAGCTGGTCGAGGTGGGCGACGTACGGCAGGTGTTCAAGGACCCGCGGGACCCGTACACCCGGCAGCTGATCGACTCGATCCCGAAGTTCGGAAGGAGGGCCTCGTGA
- a CDS encoding ABC transporter ATP-binding protein, giving the protein MKSELELRGVQQRFHARGVAEGYITAVDDVSFSLAASPPQIVSLVGQSGSGKSTIARNVLGLQKPTAGSVLYGGKDIFKLSRAEYDAYRRDVQPVFQDPYAIFNPFYRVDRVLWKAVKKFKLASTRAAGLALIEESLRAVRLEPENVLGRYPHQLSGGQRQRIMLARVHMLRPSFIIADEPVSMLDAQVRKHFLDILLDFQREHGMTTLFITHDLSTVYYLGGEVMVITKGQIVERGPVSTVMHEPSHPYTKLLLDSIPQPDPDQRWTTRIAVDELDHLDDQTPGDTTKPEAPII; this is encoded by the coding sequence GTGAAGTCCGAGCTCGAACTTCGTGGTGTACAGCAACGGTTCCATGCCCGTGGAGTTGCCGAGGGCTACATCACCGCGGTCGACGACGTGAGCTTCAGCCTGGCCGCGTCACCACCGCAGATCGTCAGCCTGGTCGGGCAGAGCGGCAGCGGGAAGAGCACGATCGCCCGCAACGTCCTCGGCCTGCAGAAGCCGACGGCCGGCTCGGTGCTGTACGGCGGCAAGGACATCTTCAAGCTGAGCCGGGCCGAGTACGACGCGTACCGGCGCGACGTACAGCCCGTCTTCCAGGACCCGTACGCGATCTTCAACCCGTTCTACCGGGTCGATCGCGTGCTGTGGAAGGCGGTGAAGAAGTTCAAGCTCGCCTCCACCCGCGCCGCCGGATTGGCGTTGATCGAGGAGTCGCTGCGTGCCGTCCGGCTGGAACCGGAGAACGTCCTCGGGCGGTACCCGCACCAGCTGTCAGGTGGTCAACGGCAACGGATCATGCTGGCCCGCGTGCACATGCTGCGCCCGTCCTTCATCATCGCCGACGAGCCCGTGTCGATGCTGGACGCCCAGGTGCGCAAACACTTCCTGGACATCCTGCTCGACTTCCAGCGCGAACACGGTATGACCACGCTGTTCATCACGCACGACCTGTCCACGGTCTACTACCTCGGCGGCGAGGTCATGGTGATCACCAAGGGCCAGATCGTCGAACGCGGCCCGGTCTCGACGGTGATGCACGAGCCCTCCCACCCGTACACCAAACTCCTGCTCGACTCCATCCCGCAACCTGACCCCGACCAACGCTGGACCACCCGCATCGCCGTCGACGAACTCGACCACCTCGACGACCAAACCCCCGGCGACACGACCAAACCCGAAGCGCCGATCATCTAG